The genomic interval CAGATAGGAGGGGTCCTCGTCGTCGCAGTTCTCCTCGTGTTTTTTCGCGTCCTCCCGGTCGTCGAACATGAGGCCGCAGGTCTCGCACTTGTACCAGGTCATCTCGTCGCGCTCGGTAGAGACCACCATGTGAGACAATCTAACGTCCGAGGGTAAATTGTTTTCGTGGGACAGGTCCGGCTAGCTAGCGGTCGTCGTGTCGCCGTCCACGACTCCTCGTCACTGACACTGATTTCAGTGACAGCTGCGTGACCAACGGGAACCCTCAAGAGGAACGGAGAGCTAGCCGCTGACATGAGCGGGGAACGCGACGGCAGTGTTGAACTCACGGTCGAAGGGGCACACAAGCGCGACGCCGGCCGCGGTATCGCGCGCCTGCCCGAGTCCGTGCGGAGCGAACTCGGCGTGTTGAGCGGCTCCCCCGTCATCATCGAGGGCGAACAGATGACCGTAGTGAAGGTGTGGCCCGGCGACACGGACGGCTCGACGGTCCGCATCGACTCGGACACGCGGGCCAACGCGGGCGTCAACATCGGTGACACCGTCCGGGTCCGGGCCGGCTCCGTGACCGAGGCGGCGGACATCAGCATCCAGCCCATGGAGCCGCTGCCGGGGACAGACGAGTACGCCCACATGGTCCGGACGCGGCTTGTCGACCAGATGGTCCAGGCGGGCGAGCGGACCCACATCGACGGGCTGGGGACGTTCCTCGTCCGGACGACCGAGCCGGACGGCGCGGTGCGAGTGACGCCCCAGACAGCGGTGACTGTCCTGCCGACGATCGACGAACCGGACGACAGCGGCGACACCGGCAGCTCGTCGGTGCCCACACAGACCCAGTCGGCCGACGCGGAGACCGGCGTCAGCTACGAGGACATCGGCGGGTTGGACGACGAACTGGACCACATCCGCGAGATGATAGAGATGCCGCTCTCGGAGCCCCAGCGGTTCCGGGAGCTGGGTATCGACCCGCCCAGCGGCGTTCTGTTGCACGGGCCGCCCGGCACCGGCAAGACGCTCATCGCAAAGGCTGTCGCCAACGAGGTCGACGCCTACTTCGACACCATCTCCGGCCCAGAAATCGTCTCGAAGTACAAGGGCGAGAGTGAGGAGCGACTGCGGGAGGCCTTCGAGCGCGCCGAGGAGAACTCCCCCGCGATCCTCTTCGTCGACGAAATCGACTCCATCGCCGGCTCGCGCGACGAGGACGCGGACATGGAGAACCGCGTGGTCGCCCAGCTCCTGACGCTGATGGACGGGCTCGAAGACCGCGGGCGCGTCGTCGTTATCGGCGCGACCAACCGCGTCGACGCCGTCGACCAGGCGCTGCGACGCGGCGGGCGCTTCGACCGCGAGATCGAGATCGGCGTGCCCGGAGAGGGCGGCCGCCGCGAGATTCTGGACGTCCACACCCGCGAGATGCCTATCGCCGACGACGTCGATCTAGACCGCATCGCCGCCCAGACGCACGGGTTCGTCGGCGCGGACCTGGCGTCGCTGACGACCGAGGCGGCGATGTCCTCCCTGCGAGCCGACCGCGCGGAGAGCGAGGTGACCCAGTCGGACTTCGACGCGGCGCTTGCCCTCGTCGACCCGAGCGCCATGCGGGAGTACGTCGCCGAGTCCCCCGCGGTCTCGTTCGACGACGTGGGCGGGCTCAGCGAGGTCAAGCAGACGCTCACGGAGGCTATCGAGTGGCCGCTGGAATACGGTGAGCTGTTCTCGGCGACCAACACCGACCCGCCAAGTGGTATCCTGCTGTACGGCCCGCCGGGAACCGGCAAGACGCTGCTGGCCCGGGCCGTCGCCGGCGAGAGCGACGTGAACTTCATCCACGTCGCCGGCCCCGAGATTATGGACCGCTACGTCGGCGAGAGCGAGGAGGCCGTCAGGGAGCTGTTCGAGCGCGCCCGACAGACCGCCCCGAGCATCATCTTCCTCGACGAGATCGACGCCATCGCCAGCCACCGCGGACAGGGCAACGAGGTGACCGAGCGGGTCGTCTCACAGCTGCTCGCGGAGCTCGACGGTATCACCGAGAACCCGAACCTCGTCGTGCTCGCGGCGACGAACCGCCGGGACATGATAGACGACGCGCTGCTCCGGCCGGGCCGACTCGAACAGCACGTCGAGGTGCCCGACCCGGACGCCGAGGCTCGCGAGGAGATTCTGTCGGTCCACACCCGCGGGAAACCCCTCGCCGACGACGTGTCGGTCGCGGAGCTGGCAGCCGACTTGGAGGGGGTCTCCGGCGCGGAGCTGGAGGCCGTGGTCCGCGAGGCCTCGATGCTCGCCATCCGCGAGATGGCCGAAGAGATGGGGCCGGCGGAAGCCAGCGAGCGGGCCGACGAGGTGCGTATCACGGGCGCGCACTTCCGGCGTGCGCTGGAGCGGGCACGCGACCGCTGAGGTCGGGACGGGGCGCGCGAGTTACTGTCACCCGACAGATGGTTTGAGATACGGAGCGACGAATAGCGAAAGGCGGCGTCGCTGGCGAGGTGTCGTGAAAGGCTGTCCGGACAGCCTTTGGCGGACGAGCGACGCCGTGTGGCCGAGCAGCGAGACGGGCTAAGTAACCGGCATCGACGTGAAAAGCGCCTTGCCGGCGATAGAGGGTAACGGATGCATGGACAAAAAAGGCGCGGTTGGACCGGGCTAGCCGAGGTCGCCCCGCCTATCGGCGAGCGCCGGGAACTCGGACCGGACGGCCGACACCTTCTCCGGCGTCACCGTCGCGGTGACGAGCGCGGCGTCGTCGTCCGCACTGGCCAGCGTCGTCCCCCACGGGTCGTACACCGTCGAGCGGCCCAGTAGCTCCGCCTCCTCGAACCGGCCGACGCCGTTGGCCGCGGCGACGTAGCACTGGTTCTCGACCGCCCGAGCGCGGGGGAGCAGTCGCCAGTGTTCGACCCGGGGGTAGGGCCACGCGCTCGGGACCAGCACCAGTGTCACGCCGTCGTCGACCAGCCGGCGGTACAGCTCCGGGAACCGGAGGTCGTAACAGGTCGTGACCCCGACGGTAAAGCCCGCGAAATCCACCGTCGGGACGGAGTCGCCGGCCACCAGCAGCTCCGATTCCGCCGAATCGTACCCGAAGAGGTGCTGTTTGCGGTACACCGCCCGGCGCTCCCCCGCTCGGTCGATGAACACGGAAGTGTTTGCCAGACCCTCCGGGGCCGGCACGTCGTGGCCATCGGCCGCCGACAGTTCGAGGTCCTCGACGAAACTGCCGGCCAGCACGGCGATGTCGTGCTCGGCCGCGAGGGACTGCAGCTCGGTGAGCGTCTCCCCGCCTATCCCCTCGGCGCTTCGGGCGTAGGCCTCGAACGCGAAGTAGCCGACCGTGAACAGCTCCGGCAGGACGACGAGCTCACAGCCGTCGGCGGCCGCCCGCTCGACGGCGTCGACTGCCCGGCGCCGGTTGCCCGACAGGTCGGCCGGCTCGACCGCCATCTGGGCGAGTGCGAGCTTCATGCTTCGACTTCGAGATACTCCCTGAGCGCCCGTTCGAGGTTCTGTAGCTCCTCGTCGAGGTTCCGCTTGAAAAAGCGCTCCACGCCGGGTAACTTCCCGTCGACGACGAAGCGGTTCGTCACCCGGGTGCCGCCGTCGTCCGTCAGTTCGAGCTCCTGTTCCCCCTGGACACGCATCACCTTCGAGCGGCCGATAAAACGGACGTACTCCGGTTCGCGTATCTCGACGTCTTCGGTCTCGACCGCGATGGTCCTGTCGACGACGGGTATGGGAAGCGAGATGTGCCAGGTCGCGCGGCCGTCGTCGTGAATCTCCCAGTCTTTCACGACGCTTATCGGTCGGGCACGCTGGTCGGGGTCGCCGATGAACTCCCAGACGCGTTCGGGGCTGGCCGCCACTGTCATCGTTCGTTCGACCCGGACAGTCATATCCTGAATCGGGGGTGCACCCGGATGAATCCACCGACTGGGACGACGGTTAGCTCGTGGTGACGCGCCACGTCGTCGAGCGGGCTCGGCCCCACTTCTCGATGTCTACCTCGTCGGCTTCCTCGGCGAGTCGCGGGAGCCGGGCGCCGACCTGCTTCGAAGAGAGGCCGAGCTGAGAGGCGATGTTCTTCGCGCGGAAATAGCTCTCTCCGCGCGAGACGCTTTCCCGGAGATACTCCAGAATGCGTCGGTCCTCCTCGCTGAAATCGACCATAGTCCAGATACGTGCTGCGCGTTATTAATGGTTGCTTTTAGCACATCAGTCGGCGTAGACGTGAACGGCCACGAGCGCCAGCGAGGCGGCCACTATTGCGACACCGAAGGCCAGACCGCTGTTTGTCAACAGGCCGGCTGTTTCGAGTCCCTGTGCGTCCCGAATCGCGTAGTTGTAGCTGCTGATTGCGGTCATGGCCGCAGCCCCGAGCGCGACGACGCCAAACAGCGCGCCGAGCCCCACACCCATGTCGGAAGCCGACTCAGTTGTCATGGGGACTGGTTCCGCCCTGGCGCACTTAGTTCATTCGGGGGCGGCCACAGGACATATCACGTCTCGACAGGGACGACGAGTAATGGTAGCACTCGGGCGGTCGGGAAAGGTCGGCGTCGTCGCGCTCGTCCTCGTCGGGAGTATCGGCGGGGCGTTCGCGGTCGGACTCGTGGGTACACCCGGCGTCGAGACTGTCGAGAACCGGTTTACCGACATCTCGGCGAACACGACGACCATCGGGACGACGCTCACGGTGTCGAACCCCAACCCGGTCGGCGTCACGCTCGGCGGGACGGCCATCGAGTACACCATCTCGATGAACGACGTGGCGGTCGCGAGCGGCGAGAAGACGGGTATCGCGCTGACCCGTGGCAACTCGACGCTCGATTTCAGTACCCGGATGCGAAACAGCGAGATTCCGCCGTGGTGGACCACCCACATCGCGAACGGCGAGCGGACGACGGTCCACATCGACGCCACCGTCAGCGACTCGCTGGTCGGCGAACAGTCGTTCTCGTTCACCCAGAACCGGACTATCCAGACCGATATCCTGGGCGCGTTCAACACCACCGAGACCCGGCCGGTCGACGCGAACGTGCCGTTCGTCTCGGACCCGGTGTTGTACGTCAACGAGACGCGGGGTTCCTGGGACAGGGAGAACCTCACCCGCTCGGAGACGCCGCTCGACACCGAGTTCGACGTGTACAACCCGAAGCCGGTGCCCTACACCGTCACCAGAGTCGGTTACACGACCTACATGAACGACGTTCGCGTCGGTTCGGGTGAGACGAAGCGGGGCTACTTCATCGGGCCGGGCGAGCGCGAGACCGTGGGAGTCGACACGCGCATTCGGACGGACAGCCTCGACCGGTGGTGGGTGAGCCACCTCCAGCGCAACCAGAACACCGAGCTGTACATCGACTTCTACCTCGTCCTCGAAGCCGGGGGCGAGCGGTTCCGGGTCGACCTCGACGCCATCGACTACGAGAAGCCTATCGAGACGGATATCTTCGGTACCAAGGCGTCGTCCCCCACTGGCAACGCGACGGCGGGCGGTGCCCCGAGCGACGGAAGTCCCGACGAGGACGGGGGCGACGCTGCCGAGGGAACGCCGACTCCGTCCGAGGGGACCGAATCCGGTGACGGTGGCCTCCTCGGCGGCGGGCTCTGACTACTGAATCGTCGTGTGTTCGGACTCCTCGTCGAGTGCGAGGTTCGTCGCAATTTCCGCGTTCCGGACGGCGTACTCGGCGGTCTGCTGGAGACTCACCAGCACTTCACGCACCTGTAGCAGGCTCTCGTTGCTCATCTCCGGCAGGTCGCTGAGGATATCGTGTTCCTTGTCGCCGATCTCGGAGTAGCTCTTGCGGACCTGAATCGCGGTGTCGTAGTTGCGCTCGACGGCGGCCTGCACGGCGAGTTCGGTTATCTCGTTTACCTCCTCGGTGAAATCCCGGATGCGCCGCATCGTGGAGCTGTCGACGTCCAGCGAGTGGTCGTCGGCCTCCAGCGCGATTTCGGCGATGTCCTCGGCGTTGTCCGCCGTCAGCTCGAGGTTCTTCGCGATGGAGCGGTAGCCGATGAGCGGGAAGCCGTCGTCGAGTCCCACGGCCCGCGCGAGGTTGGGGTTCTGGTAGGAGGTGAAGATGAGCCGCAACAGGAGGACGAATATCTTGTTGGCCTGCCGTTCGCGGTTCAGCGCTCGCTGGGCGAGGTCGGGGTTGCCGTGAGCCAGCGCCTTGACTGCCTCGTTGCGCATCGTCGAGCCGGTCGATTCGAGCCGTTCGAGGAGGTTATCCAGCGTGAAGTCCTCGGGGTCGACCGAACACCGGATGGTGATGCGGTTGGGCGTCTCCTCGATGACGCCCAGCCCCATCAGCTGGGTCTCGGCGTTGTAGACGGCGTTGATGTGGGCCGATTCGAGCGTCTGGTCCTCGGGCGCCTCGACGTGGATGATGCGGCGGCCGAGGACGTACTGGGCGACGATAGCCCGCTCGACGGCGGCGGCATCCAGATTCTCCGCGTGGATGATCGCCTCGGACTCCTCTGTCTGTACGGATTCGGGCATCACCGTCAGCGTCCCCTTCCCACCCATCCGCAGCGACACTTCGTCTCCCTTCTCGACGTCGTGGGCGCTCGCCCATTCGGCCGGCAGCGTCATCGCCAGCGTCGACGGTCCGAGTCGTTGGACTTTCCGCGTTTCCATATGACCTTGGTTATTCGCGATAGACCTTAATCTTCACTATACACCATATAATCTGCCGGTGAGAATACAATCGCTTGAAACGACGGCCGCTCGGGACACAGCCGTCACGCGACGACCTCGATGAGTCGGCGTTCGTACCGACCGACGCGGACCTGAAGCCAGCCGCTGAGTTCGTCGTCGAGCTCCGGGTCGCCGGTGTCGACCCGCAGGGACCCCAGCTGGTCGAGCTTCCGCCGGGAGGCGACCACCTCGACGTCGCAGCGCTCGACGACCGCCGGGGAGAGCTGCTGGTTTCCCCGGCCGAAGACGAACCCCTGCCCGCCGATGGGCGAGACGACGATGAGGTTCCGGTCGCCCAGCGCGTCGAGGATGTCCGACTCGGCGGCGTCCAGCGCGACGACCTCACCGTCCCGCCAGACGTCGACGCCGAGCGTCGTTCCCTCGAAGCCCAGCCGTTCCTTGATGGCGCCGACCGTGCTGCCCGGCCCGAGGACGTAGGTGACGCCCGACTCGACGCTCTCGGCGACGCCCTCGGCGAGCGTCTCGACGGTGCCCCCGCCGAGCTGCTTGGCGGACTGGCGCTGCTGGGCGACCGGGACCGTCCCCACGGCGCGCAGCTCCGTCACCACCTCGCCGCCCCGGAACGCGTCCTCGTCGATGTCGTTGACCTCCGCGGGTTCGGTCTCGGAGAACGTCGCGACGATGCGCCCCGCCGCTCGCGGCGAGACGCCGAAGACCGACGAGTACACCTTGACGCCGGCGGGCACGCCGAGCATCGGCGTGTCGTCGTCCAGCTCTTCGAGCGTCTCGGCCACGTCGACGGCGGTGCCGTCACCCCCGACGAAGAGGATACAGTCGACCCCGCGGTCGGCAAAGGCCCTGACTGCCGCCCGCGTGTCCGCGCTCGTCGTCGCGTCGGGGGTATCGGGCTCGCCGACGACGATCGGTTCAAAGCCCGCCGCCCGGGCGATGGACTCGCCCATGGGGTCCCCGTACGTCAGCAGTTCGAGCTCCCGGCCGACCTCGGCCAGGGAGTCGAGGGCGTCTCGGGCCCGGTCCGGCGCCCGCTGGTCCGCGCCCCGCGCCCGTGCCTCCGCGACCTTCCCGTCGGTTCCCTTCAGGCCGACGCGGCCCCCCATCCCGGCGATGGGGTTGACGACGACAGCGATACGGCGCATACCTCGCTTACTGCACCCGGCGGCAAAAGGGGCCCGGGAGCGTGGCTCACGGACCGGTGTAGATTACGTCCGGATTGCGCCCGAAGTCGGTGCATATCGGTCACTCACTACAGCAATCCGTATCATTGAAGACAGCGGCCACAGAAGGGGCGGTATGCTCCAACCTCTCGCGACGGGCGTTCAGCCCGACGTCATCAACGCCGCCGGCGCCTTCGTCAGTCTCGGCGGCATCGCACTGACTTTCGGGTGGCTGGCCTACCTCTACCGGTAGTCACGCCGCCGCGCCTTCGTCTCACTCCTCGACCGGGTCGACCCGTTCGCGCAGCCACGCCGCCGCTTCCTCGACAGCCTCGGGGTCGGTCCCCGCGAACCTGACGGTGACGTACTCGCCGGGGTAGCTCCCGATTTTCACCGGAAACAGCTGTCTGACGCTGTCCATCCGGTCCAGCAGGGCGCTCTCCGGTTCGGCCGCGTCGACCGTGACGACGTGGCGCTGCTCGCCGGAGAACTCGTCGGCCACCTCGGCGAACATCCGCTTCATCTCGGTGGGGACCCCGGGCAGGACGTAGCAGTTCTCGATGACACAGCCCGGTGCGACGCCCTCGTGGTTCGGGACGGGACTGCTTCCCGCTGGCACCTCGCCGGTCCCCTCGGCCAGGTCCGCCCGGCTGTAGCCGCCGTGTTCGGCCAGCCACGCTAACGCCTCCTCGCTCTCGACGACCGGCTGCCCGAAGGCGGCCGCGACGCCCTCGATGGTCACGTCGTCGTGTGTCGGACCGAGCCCGCCGGTGACGATGACGGCGTCGTAGTCGGCGTGGTACTCGTTGACGACGCGGGCGATATCGGCGGTCCGGTCGGGAACGACGGTCGTTCGCTCGACGGTGACACCGCGGTCCCGCAGCTGTTCGCCCAGCCACGCAGCGTTCGTGTTGACCGTCTCGCCGACGAGCAGTTCGTCCCCGACTGTGACCACCGCGACGCGCATGGCCCCGGCTAGGGCTGCCGGCTACAAATACTGTCGGACCTGTCGATAGAGTCGTCGGAAACCGCGGCTCACAGTCAGTCGCGGGTGTCGTTCGCTGAGGACGTTCCGGCCAGCAGCGCCGCTCCGGAGGACGGTCAGTATTGGTCGAAGTCACTCACGACATCCGTTCCGGGATTCGAGAGCTGTGTCCCCAGAAACTCGGCGGTCCGGTCGTACGTCGCCTCGTAGTGAGCGCCGGCGAACGGGAAGCCGTGCCCGCCGGGGACGACGCGGTGTTCGACCGTCGTCAGCGGCTCCAGCGTCTCGGCCAGGACCGCAGATTGCTGGGGCGAGACGACGCCGTCGTCCTCGCCGTGGAGCAACAGCGTCGGGGGCATCGACATGTCGGCCTGCTCGACCGGCGAGGCGAGGTCGTAGGCCGCGGGTAGCTCCGCCGGCGAACCGCCCAGATACGCCTCGCTGCGGTCGCCCGGATTCAGCCGGAAATCGTAGATGCCGCTGTAGCCGACCACCGCCGACAGGGCCGACGACGCGCCGGGGTACTGCTCGGGTTCCAGCGCCGGGTCGTCGGCCGTCGCCGCCGCCAGCACCGCCAGATTCGCGCCGGCGGAGTGGCCGACGGCGGCGACACGCTGCGGGTCCGCCTGCTCGCACTCGGTGCGACACCACTCGATAGCGGCCTTCACGTCGACCAGCGCGGCCGGGAATGTCCACTCGGGCGCCAGGCGATACTGCGGTTCGACGACCAGGTAGCCGGCCTCGGCGAGGTCGATGGCCTGGCGGGCGAACTCGCCTTTGTCGCCGACCGTGAAGCCGCCGCCGCGGACGAGGACGGCGGCCGGTTTCTGCCCGGTCGCCGCGGCGTCTTCGTACGCGTCGAGTCGCAGCGTCTCGCCGGCGACCTCGTGGAACGGGATGTCCCGGCGTACCGTGACAGTCATCTCCTCGCGTTCGTTCACGGCTGAGAGTCGGGCGAGGGAGATAAAAACGCGTCGGGGTCACAGGCGACCGACGCCGCCCGCACTGCCGGAAGGGCAGTGTCCCCGAAGGCGTCGGGGTCACAGGCGACCGACGCCGCCCGCACTGCCGGAAGGGCAGTGTCCCCGAAGGCGTCGGGGTCACGGACGACCGACGCCGCTCGTACTGCCGAGAGGGTAGTGTCCCCGAAGGCGTCCGGTCTCAGCCCTCGATTGCGTTCGATGGTTGCCAGCGGTTCGGAACGAATCTCACGGATACCAAGAACTGTTAGCATGCGACGATAGCCGGCCGCTCGCTGTCGAATCTGCGTCCCGACGACTCGACAAACTGACTCGTCGCCTCGGCGTGGCCGTTCGTGACAGCGTGACAGAACGTACCGGTAGAACAAAGCGGGGAAAGAAACCATGATTAGAGACTAATGTACGAGCGGTTCGTTCTCTCGCTCTACGTTCTCAGCGGACTCTCCACCGTCTTCATCTGGCTGGCCTGGCGCAAGCGCACCGACCCCGGCGGGACGCCGATGGTGGTGTTCTACCTCGCGCTGGCGGTGGGCGCTGTCGCCTACGCCCGCGATATCACCGCGACGACGCTGGGAACGCAGCTGCTCTACCGTCAGATAGCGACCGTCGCACAGGGGACCGTCGCCATCGCGTGGCTCTACGCCGCGCTCCAGTACGCGAACTTCGACCGGTCGCTGACCCGTCGCGTCGTGGGCGTTCTCTCGCTCGACCCGCTGTTGCTCACAGTGGGCTTTCTCCTGCCCGGGGTCACCTTCTTCCGGACGCCGCCGACGGGGACGACCGGCTCGCTACTGCACGCTCAGGCGACCCAGCTCACGCCGCTTTTCCTCCTGCACATGGGGACCATCCTCGTCACCGCGCTGGCCGGGACGCTCGTCCTCATCCAGCTGTTTCTCCGGTCGCGCCACCTCTACCGAACCCAGGCGGCGGCGGTCCTCGTCGCGGCGCTGACCCCGTGGACCATCGCGCTCAGCCAGCAGTACTTCCTCCAGATCCCGGAGGACGCCACTATCTTCGCGTGGGGTATCTCCGGCGTCGCCATGACCGCCGGGCTGTACACGTTCAAGACACTGGACCCGGTTCCGGCCGCACAGTCGACCATCGTCGAGACGATGGGCGACGGCACCGTCGTCCTCGATATGGACGGGCGTATCAGCGACATCAACCCCGCAGCCGAGGCCCTCCTGAACGACGGCGACGCCCCTGTCGTGGGTCGTCACATCGGGGCCGTCGTCGACGGCTGGGAGGCGTTACACGAGGGCGAATCCGGCCACCGCGACTGGGAAGAGCTGTCACTGACCGTGGACGGTGACGAGCGGTTCCTGGAGGTCGAGACGACGTCGTTCACCGACCGGTTCGACGACGAGGTCGGGACCCTCGTCGTACTGCGTGACATCACCGACCGGAAGCGGCGCGAACAGCGCCTCGAACAGTACAAGCTCATCTTCGATTCGGTCACCGAACCGGTGTACGTGCTGGACGACGACGGACGCATCCTCCGCTACAACGACCCCTTCGCCGACCTCGTTGGCTGTGACGGGACGGCGCTCGTGGGCGAGCCGATCACCGTCGTGCTCGGGCCGGAGCCGGCGGCCACCGACGGCGGGTTCAGCGACCGCATGGAGACGACAATCAGGACAGATTCCGGGGCGGAGGTCCCCTGCGAGCTCGACCTGGCGCCGGTGGCGCTCGACGACGGCGCGACCGGCCGGGTCGGCATCATCCGGGACATCAGCCGGCGGAAGGCCATCGAGTCGGAGCTGGCCGAGGCGACCGAGCGGCTAGAGACGCTGGTCGAAGCGTCACCCCTGGCGATAATCGCCCACGACACCGAGGGGGTCGTCGACGTGTGGAACCCCGCGGCCGAGTCGCTGTTCGGCTGGAGCGCCGACGAGGTCCGGGGCTCGACACTCCCCATCGTCCCGGCGGAACGGGAGAGGGAGCTGCTGGACCACCACGACCGCGTGCAGTCGGGCGAACCTCTCACCGGCTGGGAGACGGAGCTGCGCTGCAAGGACGGCCAGCGGGTGCCAGCGGCGGTCTCCGCGGCCCCGATACGGGACGGCGACGGCGAGGTCGTCGGTACCGTCGCGATAATCGCGGACATCAGCGAGCGGAAAGCCCGTCAGCGGCAGCTCGAACGGCAGAACGAACGGCTGGAGGAGTTCGCCAGTCTCGTGAGCCACGACCTCCGGAACCCGCTGCAGGTGGCCAGTGGGCATCTAGCGCTGGCGAAGACGGCCGACGGCGACGCCGCGGCCCACATCGAAGACGCGGAAGCCGCGCTGGACCGGATGGAGACGCTCATCGAGGACACGCTCTCGCTCGCCAAACAGGGCCGTGACATCGGCTCGACGGAGCGGACACCCCTTGCCACCCTCGCCGAGCGGGCGTGGGCGAACGTGACGACCGAGGGCGGCTCGCTGACGCTCGCTGAGCCACCGACCGTCGACTGTGACCCCGACCGCGTCGTCGAACTGCTCGAGAACCTCTTCAGCAACGCGATAACGCACGGTCGCCCGGCCGGAGGCGACCCGGTCACCGTCACCGTCGGTCCGCTCGACGGGGGGTTCTACGTCGCGGACGACGGCTCCGGTATCCCGGACGACGA from Halomicroarcula saliterrae carries:
- a CDS encoding DUF7128 family protein, producing the protein MVVSTERDEMTWYKCETCGLMFDDREDAKKHEENCDDEDPSYLQ
- a CDS encoding AAA family ATPase; this encodes MSGERDGSVELTVEGAHKRDAGRGIARLPESVRSELGVLSGSPVIIEGEQMTVVKVWPGDTDGSTVRIDSDTRANAGVNIGDTVRVRAGSVTEAADISIQPMEPLPGTDEYAHMVRTRLVDQMVQAGERTHIDGLGTFLVRTTEPDGAVRVTPQTAVTVLPTIDEPDDSGDTGSSSVPTQTQSADAETGVSYEDIGGLDDELDHIREMIEMPLSEPQRFRELGIDPPSGVLLHGPPGTGKTLIAKAVANEVDAYFDTISGPEIVSKYKGESEERLREAFERAEENSPAILFVDEIDSIAGSRDEDADMENRVVAQLLTLMDGLEDRGRVVVIGATNRVDAVDQALRRGGRFDREIEIGVPGEGGRREILDVHTREMPIADDVDLDRIAAQTHGFVGADLASLTTEAAMSSLRADRAESEVTQSDFDAALALVDPSAMREYVAESPAVSFDDVGGLSEVKQTLTEAIEWPLEYGELFSATNTDPPSGILLYGPPGTGKTLLARAVAGESDVNFIHVAGPEIMDRYVGESEEAVRELFERARQTAPSIIFLDEIDAIASHRGQGNEVTERVVSQLLAELDGITENPNLVVLAATNRRDMIDDALLRPGRLEQHVEVPDPDAEAREEILSVHTRGKPLADDVSVAELAADLEGVSGAELEAVVREASMLAIREMAEEMGPAEASERADEVRITGAHFRRALERARDR
- a CDS encoding carbon-nitrogen family hydrolase, coding for MKLALAQMAVEPADLSGNRRRAVDAVERAAADGCELVVLPELFTVGYFAFEAYARSAEGIGGETLTELQSLAAEHDIAVLAGSFVEDLELSAADGHDVPAPEGLANTSVFIDRAGERRAVYRKQHLFGYDSAESELLVAGDSVPTVDFAGFTVGVTTCYDLRFPELYRRLVDDGVTLVLVPSAWPYPRVEHWRLLPRARAVENQCYVAAANGVGRFEEAELLGRSTVYDPWGTTLASADDDAALVTATVTPEKVSAVRSEFPALADRRGDLG
- a CDS encoding CoxG family protein, which produces MTVRVERTMTVAASPERVWEFIGDPDQRARPISVVKDWEIHDDGRATWHISLPIPVVDRTIAVETEDVEIREPEYVRFIGRSKVMRVQGEQELELTDDGGTRVTNRFVVDGKLPGVERFFKRNLDEELQNLERALREYLEVEA
- a CDS encoding DUF7123 family protein, with translation MVDFSEEDRRILEYLRESVSRGESYFRAKNIASQLGLSSKQVGARLPRLAEEADEVDIEKWGRARSTTWRVTTS
- a CDS encoding DUF7525 family protein, which encodes MTTESASDMGVGLGALFGVVALGAAAMTAISSYNYAIRDAQGLETAGLLTNSGLAFGVAIVAASLALVAVHVYAD
- a CDS encoding LEA type 2 family protein — encoded protein: MVALGRSGKVGVVALVLVGSIGGAFAVGLVGTPGVETVENRFTDISANTTTIGTTLTVSNPNPVGVTLGGTAIEYTISMNDVAVASGEKTGIALTRGNSTLDFSTRMRNSEIPPWWTTHIANGERTTVHIDATVSDSLVGEQSFSFTQNRTIQTDILGAFNTTETRPVDANVPFVSDPVLYVNETRGSWDRENLTRSETPLDTEFDVYNPKPVPYTVTRVGYTTYMNDVRVGSGETKRGYFIGPGERETVGVDTRIRTDSLDRWWVSHLQRNQNTELYIDFYLVLEAGGERFRVDLDAIDYEKPIETDIFGTKASSPTGNATAGGAPSDGSPDEDGGDAAEGTPTPSEGTESGDGGLLGGGL
- a CDS encoding phosphate uptake regulator PhoU, with protein sequence METRKVQRLGPSTLAMTLPAEWASAHDVEKGDEVSLRMGGKGTLTVMPESVQTEESEAIIHAENLDAAAVERAIVAQYVLGRRIIHVEAPEDQTLESAHINAVYNAETQLMGLGVIEETPNRITIRCSVDPEDFTLDNLLERLESTGSTMRNEAVKALAHGNPDLAQRALNRERQANKIFVLLLRLIFTSYQNPNLARAVGLDDGFPLIGYRSIAKNLELTADNAEDIAEIALEADDHSLDVDSSTMRRIRDFTEEVNEITELAVQAAVERNYDTAIQVRKSYSEIGDKEHDILSDLPEMSNESLLQVREVLVSLQQTAEYAVRNAEIATNLALDEESEHTTIQ
- a CDS encoding ATP-NAD kinase family protein, which encodes MRRIAVVVNPIAGMGGRVGLKGTDGKVAEARARGADQRAPDRARDALDSLAEVGRELELLTYGDPMGESIARAAGFEPIVVGEPDTPDATTSADTRAAVRAFADRGVDCILFVGGDGTAVDVAETLEELDDDTPMLGVPAGVKVYSSVFGVSPRAAGRIVATFSETEPAEVNDIDEDAFRGGEVVTELRAVGTVPVAQQRQSAKQLGGGTVETLAEGVAESVESGVTYVLGPGSTVGAIKERLGFEGTTLGVDVWRDGEVVALDAAESDILDALGDRNLIVVSPIGGQGFVFGRGNQQLSPAVVERCDVEVVASRRKLDQLGSLRVDTGDPELDDELSGWLQVRVGRYERRLIEVVA
- a CDS encoding competence/damage-inducible protein A, which translates into the protein MRVAVVTVGDELLVGETVNTNAAWLGEQLRDRGVTVERTTVVPDRTADIARVVNEYHADYDAVIVTGGLGPTHDDVTIEGVAAAFGQPVVESEEALAWLAEHGGYSRADLAEGTGEVPAGSSPVPNHEGVAPGCVIENCYVLPGVPTEMKRMFAEVADEFSGEQRHVVTVDAAEPESALLDRMDSVRQLFPVKIGSYPGEYVTVRFAGTDPEAVEEAAAWLRERVDPVEE
- a CDS encoding alpha/beta hydrolase, whose product is MNEREEMTVTVRRDIPFHEVAGETLRLDAYEDAAATGQKPAAVLVRGGGFTVGDKGEFARQAIDLAEAGYLVVEPQYRLAPEWTFPAALVDVKAAIEWCRTECEQADPQRVAAVGHSAGANLAVLAAATADDPALEPEQYPGASSALSAVVGYSGIYDFRLNPGDRSEAYLGGSPAELPAAYDLASPVEQADMSMPPTLLLHGEDDGVVSPQQSAVLAETLEPLTTVEHRVVPGGHGFPFAGAHYEATYDRTAEFLGTQLSNPGTDVVSDFDQY